From Mustela nigripes isolate SB6536 chromosome 13, MUSNIG.SB6536, whole genome shotgun sequence, one genomic window encodes:
- the LOC131998625 gene encoding olfactory receptor 4N4C, with product MENDNSTVVKEFILLGLTQSRDIQLLVFVLILIFYLIILPGNFLIILTIRSDPGLTAPLYFFLGNLAFLDASYSFIVAPRMLVDFVSEKKVISYRGCITQLFFLHFLGGGEGLLLVVMAFDRYIAICRPLHYSTVMNPRACYALLLALWLGGFIHSIIQVALILRLPFCGPNQLDNFFCDVPQVIKLACTDTFVVELLMVFNSGLMTLLCFLGLLSSYAVILCHIRGSTSEGKSRALSTCTTHVIIILLMFGPAIFIYTRPFRALPADKVVSFFHTVIFPLMNPMIYTLRNQEVKTSMRRLLSRHVVC from the coding sequence ATGGAAAATGACAACAGCACAGTGGTGAAAGAATTCATCCTTCTTGGTCTGACACAGTCTCGAGATATTCAGCTCCTGGTCTttgtgttaattttaattttctatctcATCATCCTTCCTGGCAATTTCCTCATCATCCTCACCATCAGATCAGACCCTGGGCTCACAGCTCCCCTCTACTTCTTTCTGGGTAACTTGGCCTTCCTGGATGCATCCTATTCCTTCATTGTAGCTCCCAGGATGCTGGTGGACTTTGTTTCTGAGAAAAAGGTAATCTCCTACAGGGGTTGCATCACTCAGCTCTTTTTCTTGCACTTccttggaggaggggaaggattACTCCTTGTTGTGATGGCCTTTGACCGCTACATTGCCATCTGTCGGCCTTTACACTATTCAACTGTCATGAACCCTAGAGCCTGCTATGCCTTGCTGTTGGCTCTGTGGCTTGGAGGCTTCATCCACTCCATTATCCAGGTGGCCCTCATCCTCCGCTTGCCCTTCTGTGGCCCAAACCAACTGGATAACTTCTTCTGTGATGTGCCACAAGTCATCAAGCTGGCCTGCACAGACACTTTTGTGGTGGAACTTCTGATGGTCTTCAACAGTGGTCTGATGACCCTCCTGTGCTTCCTGGGGCTTTTATCTTCCTATGCAGTCATTCTCTGTCATATACGTGGGTCTACTTCTGAAGGGAAGAGCAGAGCACTGTCCACATGCACCACTCATGTTATTATTATACTTCTCATGTTTGGACCTGCTATCTTCATCTACACTCGCCCATTCAGGGCCTTGCCAGCTGACAAGGTAGTTTCCTTCTTCCATACTGTGATCTTTCCATTAATGAATCCTATGATTTATACCCTTCGCAACCAGGAAGTGAAAACTTCCATGAGGAGGTTATTGAGTCGGCATGTGGTCTGCTGA
- the LOC131998626 gene encoding olfactory receptor 4N2: MENDNSTVVKEFILLGLTQSRDIQLLVFVLILIFYLIILPGNFLIILTIRSDPGLTAPLYFFLGNLAFLDASYSFIVAPRMLVDFVSEKKVISYRGCITQLFFLHFLGGGEGLLLVVMAFDRYIAICRPLHYSTVMNPRACYALLLALWLGGFIHSIIQVALILRLPFCGPNQLDNFFCDVPQVIKLACTDTFVVELLMVFNSGLMTLLCFLGLLASYAVILCRVHGSSSEGKSKAVSTCTTHIIVIFLMFGPGIFIYTRPFRAFPADKVVSLFHTVIFPLLNPVIYTLRNQEVKASMRRLFNQHIA; the protein is encoded by the coding sequence ATGGAAAATGACAACAGCACAGTGGTGAAAGAATTCATCCTTCTTGGTCTGACACAGTCTCGAGATATTCAGCTCCTGGTCTttgtgttaattttaattttctatctcATCATCCTTCCTGGCAATTTCCTCATCATCCTCACCATCAGATCAGACCCTGGGCTCACAGCTCCCCTCTACTTCTTTCTGGGTAACTTGGCCTTCCTGGATGCATCCTATTCCTTCATTGTAGCTCCCAGGATGCTGGTGGACTTTGTTTCTGAGAAAAAGGTAATCTCCTACAGGGGTTGCATCACTCAGCTCTTTTTCTTGCACTTccttggaggaggggaaggattACTCCTTGTTGTGATGGCCTTTGACCGCTACATTGCCATCTGTCGGCCTTTACACTATTCAACTGTCATGAACCCTAGAGCCTGCTATGCCTTGCTGTTGGCTCTGTGGCTTGGAGGCTTCATCCACTCCATTATCCAGGTGGCCCTCATCCTCCGCTTGCCCTTCTGTGGCCCAAACCAACTGGATAACTTCTTCTGTGATGTGCCACAAGTCATCAAGCTGGCCTGCACAGACACTTTTGTGGTGGAACTTCTGATGGTCTTCAACAGTGGTTTGATGACCCTCCTGTGCTTCCTGGGCCTTCTGGCCTCCTATGCAGTCATCCTTTGCCGTGTACATGGGTCTTCCTCTGAGGGGAAGAGCAAGGCCGTTTCCACGTGCACCACCCATATTATTGTTATATTTCTCATGTTTGGGCCTGGCATCTTCATCTACACTCGCCCCTTCAGAGCCTTCCCAGCTGACAAGGTGGTTTCTCTTTTTCACACAGTGATATTTCCTTTGTTGAATCCTGTGATTTATACCCTTCGCAACCAGGAAGTAAAAGCTTCTATGAGGAGGCTGTTTAATCAGCACATAGCCTaa